The following proteins are co-located in the Microvirga ossetica genome:
- a CDS encoding ATP-binding protein, which yields MRVRPADYRKAVGVQWLCAAVDRLLGAGNLADVPALMTGYGSILDHPNASAFARAAFSLRQMGVVVSSDASLRQAVYDMQQWEAENAEEDGFIEPPYEVDPESPGIPFWRRVPENDPSIDAMVDALVDGLPLAEHGRGIADPGRAMHILSERGSHARAVKVDLKGVADLLPEPPQHDVTRRPRGPIDIPLADLRAIAIEFDRIDAANPGRTGGEWLKRLEDELGNQKVHLLAPKADGSGLESVQSLRLDGLKHMIGLPGTGKTTLIKLVLAWLDSREYHVVVLVPSIENAFNTLADLDHYGVKAGLLMGQSPDTRRRHAAKLAERIASLDEARGFGRSIFGADLMGLNCALGGFEEESDEDVFPHLEPPCNGVWQKRELKKGGESEKATQQLCPVGGWCGRLKATRELTRRRIWLGHVLSLDTRLPLHFVEEHIRYLESVAMTADVVIVDEVDGVQAVLDRKAVSVVDITGSGSSYELKLIEDLMMPHAQGRNDAVAANITDYSNRANNFVALNRALVVQLQADRRRGKGNTHLDAYDDAFITGNRVASDLFGHPDPSKLTPQERADEEQRFSAITTFWDSCIRESLFRRTVIDDDTVREYDPVKIGEAIGRPPEQVGEAFRAIVEPLRDWLAEPSPIVKETHIASVREAVFALIEPRDLGPEKTNEIFRFLVNVTTVVMQFLAIVPAQHAMVAEGIHTSPLFQQGISEDFARLVPEALIGRLSGIRFRFQTDAGRTSLAVSYLTFRGAPRTLLYRMHELLRHDGFERGPNVLLTSATSFLAESPSFHIPVGPHYVLRRAGAEAAWRDSVFLFQPIPDPEDPRRMLRFSGAPLSQRGRILEKMVEHFFMGDDPRVLALTRDFDPGRKVAFVVNGYEQVKLVKRHIARVRDGIARRVIGVVDEIPADHDGDYVTTAQVESIGARDDWDAIVFPMKAIARGVNIVFGGEAHAGTPLFNKAAISTVVFLTRPHPAAESYDFVAGLAGRDSMDFDLREFPADMGIRDISLAWRRERQASLERVRRLMRHSVKASLLGDLLEPFVADIMIDILQTIGRAMRNGCKARAIFVDGAWANVAAATGGNEPDKPQTSFIVMMRDILRKRVTDPDPVVREVYGALYSPFYGPLSRVEGIRFYDARQDD from the coding sequence ATGAGGGTGAGGCCTGCGGATTACAGGAAGGCAGTCGGCGTCCAGTGGCTCTGTGCCGCCGTCGACCGGTTGCTCGGTGCGGGCAACCTCGCCGACGTCCCTGCCCTCATGACCGGGTACGGGTCCATCCTCGACCATCCCAATGCGTCGGCCTTCGCGCGGGCTGCCTTCTCGCTGCGCCAGATGGGGGTGGTCGTCTCGTCGGACGCCAGCCTCCGTCAGGCCGTGTATGACATGCAGCAGTGGGAGGCTGAGAACGCCGAAGAGGACGGCTTCATCGAGCCGCCCTACGAAGTCGATCCGGAATCGCCGGGCATCCCCTTCTGGCGCCGCGTTCCCGAGAACGACCCTTCCATCGATGCGATGGTCGATGCCCTCGTGGACGGACTGCCGCTGGCCGAGCACGGACGGGGCATCGCCGATCCCGGCCGCGCCATGCACATCCTGAGCGAGCGCGGATCCCATGCCCGCGCCGTCAAGGTCGACCTGAAGGGCGTGGCCGACCTGTTGCCGGAGCCGCCGCAGCACGACGTGACCCGTCGGCCGCGGGGTCCGATCGACATCCCCTTGGCCGATCTCAGGGCCATCGCCATCGAGTTCGACAGGATCGACGCTGCGAATCCCGGAAGGACCGGAGGCGAGTGGCTGAAGCGCCTCGAGGATGAGCTGGGCAACCAGAAGGTCCATCTGCTGGCGCCCAAGGCCGATGGTTCGGGACTCGAATCCGTTCAGTCCCTCAGGCTCGACGGCTTGAAGCACATGATCGGACTGCCCGGGACAGGCAAGACGACGCTGATCAAGCTGGTCCTCGCCTGGCTCGACAGCCGTGAGTATCACGTGGTCGTACTGGTGCCCTCCATCGAGAACGCCTTCAACACGCTGGCCGACCTCGACCACTACGGCGTGAAGGCCGGACTGCTGATGGGGCAGTCGCCAGACACCCGCCGTCGCCATGCCGCGAAGCTCGCCGAGAGGATCGCATCCCTCGACGAGGCGCGCGGCTTCGGGCGGAGCATCTTCGGCGCGGACCTCATGGGATTGAACTGCGCCCTCGGAGGCTTCGAGGAGGAAAGCGACGAGGACGTATTCCCCCATCTCGAGCCGCCCTGCAACGGGGTCTGGCAGAAGAGGGAGCTGAAGAAGGGCGGCGAATCCGAGAAGGCGACCCAGCAGCTCTGCCCGGTCGGCGGGTGGTGCGGACGGCTCAAGGCAACCCGGGAGCTGACCCGCCGCAGGATCTGGCTCGGCCACGTGCTCTCGCTCGACACCCGCCTGCCCCTCCATTTCGTCGAGGAGCACATCCGGTATCTCGAGTCCGTCGCCATGACGGCCGACGTCGTGATCGTCGACGAGGTCGACGGCGTGCAGGCCGTGCTCGACCGGAAGGCGGTCTCGGTCGTCGACATCACGGGCAGCGGAAGCTCCTACGAGCTGAAGCTCATCGAGGACCTGATGATGCCCCATGCCCAGGGGCGCAACGACGCGGTTGCCGCGAACATCACGGACTACTCGAACAGGGCAAACAACTTCGTCGCTCTCAACCGCGCACTCGTCGTGCAGCTCCAGGCCGACAGGCGACGGGGCAAGGGCAACACCCACCTCGACGCCTACGACGACGCGTTCATCACGGGCAATCGGGTGGCCAGCGATCTCTTCGGCCATCCCGACCCCTCGAAGCTGACGCCGCAAGAGCGGGCGGACGAGGAGCAGAGGTTCTCGGCGATCACGACCTTCTGGGACTCGTGCATCCGCGAATCCCTCTTCCGCAGGACCGTGATCGATGACGACACAGTCCGAGAGTACGATCCGGTCAAGATCGGCGAGGCGATCGGACGCCCGCCCGAACAGGTGGGCGAGGCGTTCCGTGCCATCGTCGAGCCGCTCCGGGACTGGCTGGCCGAGCCCTCGCCCATCGTCAAGGAGACCCACATCGCCTCCGTTCGCGAGGCGGTGTTCGCGCTGATCGAGCCTCGCGACCTCGGGCCCGAGAAGACGAACGAGATCTTCCGGTTCCTGGTCAACGTCACGACCGTGGTGATGCAGTTCCTGGCCATCGTGCCGGCCCAGCACGCCATGGTCGCCGAGGGCATCCACACCTCACCTCTGTTCCAGCAGGGCATCAGCGAGGACTTCGCCCGGCTCGTGCCCGAGGCCCTGATCGGACGCCTCTCCGGCATCCGCTTCCGCTTCCAGACCGATGCCGGGCGGACGAGCCTCGCCGTCAGCTACCTCACGTTCCGGGGCGCTCCGCGCACCCTGCTGTACCGCATGCACGAGCTGCTGAGGCACGACGGTTTCGAGCGCGGTCCGAACGTCCTCCTGACGAGCGCCACGTCGTTCCTCGCCGAGAGCCCGTCCTTCCACATCCCGGTCGGTCCGCACTACGTCCTGCGCCGTGCAGGCGCCGAAGCCGCGTGGCGAGACAGCGTGTTCCTCTTCCAGCCGATCCCCGATCCCGAGGATCCCCGCCGTATGCTCCGGTTCTCGGGCGCGCCCCTTTCGCAGAGGGGCAGGATCCTCGAGAAGATGGTCGAGCACTTCTTCATGGGCGACGATCCGCGGGTGCTGGCGCTGACCCGCGACTTCGACCCGGGCCGCAAGGTCGCATTCGTCGTGAACGGTTACGAGCAGGTCAAGCTGGTCAAGCGGCACATCGCCCGCGTCCGCGACGGGATCGCACGCCGCGTGATCGGGGTGGTGGACGAGATTCCGGCCGACCATGACGGCGACTACGTCACCACGGCGCAGGTCGAGTCCATCGGCGCCCGTGACGACTGGGATGCGATCGTCTTCCCGATGAAGGCGATCGCCCGCGGCGTGAACATCGTCTTCGGGGGCGAGGCGCATGCCGGCACGCCTCTGTTCAACAAGGCCGCCATCTCGACCGTCGTCTTCCTGACCCGGCCTCATCCGGCCGCCGAGAGCTACGATTTCGTGGCAGGGCTCGCCGGACGCGACAGCATGGACTTCGACCTCCGGGAGTTCCCCGCCGACATGGGCATCCGCGACATCTCGCTGGCATGGCGGCGGGAGCGTCAGGCATCCCTCGAGCGGGTGCGCAGGCTGATGCGCCATTCGGTGAAGGCCAGCCTGCTCGGCGACCTCCTCGAGCCGTTCGTCGCCGACATCATGATCGACATCCTGCAAACCATCGGCCGCGCGATGCGCAACGGCTGCAAGGCCAGGGCGATTTTCGTCGACGGCGCATGGGCCAACGTCGCGGCCGCGACGGGCGGGAACGAGCCTGACAAGCCCCAGACGAGCTTCATCGTGATGATGAGGGACATCCTGCGCAAGAGGGTCACCGACCCCGACCCGGTCGTCCGCGAGGTCTACGGCGCACTCTATTCACCCTTCTACGGCCCCTTGAGCCGCGTGGAAGGCATCAGGTTCTACGACGCGAGGCAAGATGACTGA
- a CDS encoding UvrD-helicase domain-containing protein — protein sequence MTGRVDTTIASAGTGKTTELVSLIGEDIKTVEPERILATTFTVKAADELIERARARLVDEGRGPEAVRLLSAMIGTINGVCGRIVSEFAIDLGRSPTNQVIPAEERDELLQLAADPVFARHAPKILGLWEALALGELKEKGDWRKHVACIVEKADENGIAAADLKVSARKSIEGLAEFMPVPSDAENPSTWDGDLRDAIGEAIRRADGVALTASMGAKSLEEIERLNGKLSRGESLSWPDWGRAMKLKVGKKADEVMVFADVLRAASVAARHPRLRADMEAYIEAVFACAADVMTAYEAYKREHGLIDFSDQLCLALEILRRQEFEDRLRERIGSVYIDEVQDSSPIQVALFLELARIAPKSRWVGDPKQAIYGFRATDTTLTLNASLGIAAETGGKPGVLAESFRSRPGIVSLVNDMFVPAFVRMGLPEKESSYEKVRRKADPAVDTPLSVWHFEGRYPKNQAGALAVAVADMLANRAPWPVGAGPNLSRPLVPGDIAVLCRDNADVYRVASALADAGIRVAAEQRGLFQAEEVELALAALRWTADHTNQLALAGIARLLGGTEEPTAWLYSVLAEGDDELEKLVPFASDLRQIRKRQLQLTPSEILDEVLVAAGVAGHSCRWGNTTDRLDCLEKMRGLARKYEETCRNTGAPATLSGLATAIEDDMATRPRSRDRNSVNVLTYHKSKGLEWSIVICTDLDSEPKTWPVLMPTTAVDGEVDWQKPMENRWIRFWPYPFGLNKDGVDIDVRWRNSETGRKAIKEADEEAVRLLYVGVTRARDHVVLCTAGKGNVDWLDRLAADPVTPHVILPTASGRPLVANGKYHAVRFVSWVEGEPVDVSPEAPFIALPRTMAVHDPLRIRPSDVASDEGTYTFTHANLYGEIPISGNPEMDDLGSAMHAIFAVDDRGRDMKARIETAKTILARWGVTGVLPEEVIAAADRFWKHLDERFPTGKVMREVPVHAYDGLQVISGRIDLLVEGPDDEDWFVVFDHKSFPGRPDKWDGHARKHAPQLGKYAKAVETAIGGRKRCIGCFVHMPVRGVVIGVQAMNAETGEQVATIA from the coding sequence ATGACAGGGCGCGTCGACACGACCATCGCATCGGCAGGAACGGGCAAGACCACGGAACTGGTGAGCCTCATCGGTGAGGACATCAAGACCGTCGAGCCTGAGCGGATTCTCGCGACCACTTTCACGGTCAAGGCAGCCGACGAGCTGATCGAGCGGGCCCGTGCGCGCCTCGTGGATGAAGGCCGCGGCCCGGAAGCCGTAAGGCTCCTGAGCGCGATGATCGGCACCATCAACGGCGTCTGCGGCAGGATCGTGAGCGAGTTCGCGATCGATCTGGGTCGGTCGCCCACGAACCAGGTCATCCCGGCCGAGGAGAGGGACGAACTGCTCCAGCTCGCGGCCGACCCGGTGTTTGCGAGGCATGCGCCGAAGATCCTCGGACTGTGGGAGGCGCTCGCACTCGGAGAACTCAAGGAGAAGGGCGACTGGCGCAAGCACGTGGCTTGCATCGTCGAGAAGGCGGACGAGAACGGCATCGCCGCGGCCGACCTGAAGGTGTCCGCCCGGAAGTCGATCGAGGGGCTGGCCGAGTTCATGCCCGTACCGTCAGACGCCGAGAACCCGTCGACGTGGGACGGCGACCTTCGCGATGCCATCGGCGAGGCGATCAGGCGGGCCGATGGGGTGGCGCTGACCGCGAGCATGGGCGCGAAGTCCTTGGAGGAAATTGAAAGGCTGAACGGTAAGCTGTCGCGGGGAGAATCCCTGAGCTGGCCGGACTGGGGAAGGGCCATGAAGCTGAAGGTCGGCAAGAAGGCCGATGAGGTCATGGTCTTCGCCGACGTGCTGAGGGCCGCTTCAGTCGCCGCGCGCCATCCTCGCCTCAGGGCGGACATGGAGGCCTACATCGAGGCCGTATTCGCATGCGCGGCCGACGTGATGACGGCCTACGAGGCCTACAAGCGCGAGCACGGACTCATCGACTTCTCAGACCAACTCTGCCTGGCCCTCGAGATTCTCCGCCGTCAGGAGTTCGAGGACAGGCTGCGCGAGCGCATCGGAAGCGTCTACATCGACGAGGTGCAGGACTCGAGCCCGATCCAGGTGGCGCTGTTCCTCGAGCTGGCCCGCATCGCACCGAAGAGCCGTTGGGTCGGCGATCCGAAGCAGGCCATCTACGGCTTCCGCGCGACGGACACCACCCTCACCCTCAACGCCTCCCTCGGGATCGCGGCTGAGACCGGCGGCAAGCCCGGCGTCCTGGCGGAGTCGTTCCGCAGCCGGCCGGGCATCGTCAGCCTCGTCAACGACATGTTCGTTCCCGCCTTCGTGCGAATGGGACTCCCCGAAAAGGAAAGCAGCTACGAGAAGGTGCGGCGGAAGGCGGACCCGGCGGTCGATACTCCTCTCTCGGTCTGGCATTTCGAGGGGCGCTATCCCAAGAACCAGGCGGGGGCGCTGGCTGTTGCGGTTGCCGACATGCTGGCGAACCGGGCACCCTGGCCAGTAGGTGCCGGCCCGAACCTGTCCAGGCCTCTCGTGCCCGGCGACATCGCCGTCCTGTGCCGTGACAACGCTGACGTATACCGCGTGGCTTCGGCCCTGGCCGATGCCGGAATCCGCGTCGCGGCGGAGCAGAGGGGATTGTTCCAGGCGGAGGAGGTCGAGCTTGCCCTTGCCGCGCTCCGGTGGACTGCCGATCACACCAACCAGCTCGCGCTCGCCGGGATCGCCCGCCTTCTGGGCGGAACGGAGGAGCCGACCGCGTGGCTCTATTCCGTTCTCGCGGAAGGAGACGACGAACTTGAGAAGCTCGTTCCGTTCGCTTCCGATCTGAGGCAGATCAGGAAGCGCCAGTTGCAGCTCACGCCGAGCGAGATCCTCGACGAGGTGCTCGTCGCCGCCGGGGTGGCAGGGCATTCCTGCCGTTGGGGGAACACCACCGACAGGCTCGACTGCCTCGAGAAGATGAGGGGTCTGGCCCGCAAGTACGAGGAAACGTGCCGCAACACGGGGGCGCCCGCGACCCTGTCCGGACTGGCGACGGCCATCGAGGACGACATGGCGACCCGTCCCCGGTCGCGCGACCGGAACTCGGTGAACGTGCTCACCTACCACAAGTCAAAGGGTCTCGAGTGGTCGATCGTGATCTGTACGGACCTCGATTCGGAGCCGAAGACGTGGCCCGTCCTCATGCCGACCACGGCCGTCGACGGCGAGGTGGACTGGCAGAAGCCGATGGAGAACCGTTGGATCCGGTTCTGGCCCTACCCGTTCGGACTGAACAAGGACGGTGTGGACATCGACGTCCGTTGGCGCAACTCGGAGACGGGACGCAAGGCAATCAAGGAGGCCGATGAGGAAGCCGTCCGGCTGCTCTACGTCGGCGTGACCCGCGCGCGGGACCACGTGGTGCTCTGCACCGCAGGCAAGGGCAACGTGGACTGGCTCGACCGCCTCGCGGCTGACCCCGTGACGCCTCACGTGATCCTGCCGACCGCTTCCGGCCGCCCTCTCGTGGCGAACGGGAAGTACCATGCCGTCAGGTTCGTGTCGTGGGTTGAGGGCGAGCCGGTCGACGTATCGCCGGAGGCACCGTTCATCGCCCTTCCGCGAACGATGGCCGTGCACGATCCGCTGAGGATCCGTCCCAGCGATGTGGCCTCCGATGAAGGCACGTATACCTTCACGCATGCGAATCTGTACGGCGAGATCCCGATCTCCGGCAATCCGGAAATGGATGATCTCGGGTCGGCCATGCACGCCATCTTCGCCGTGGACGACCGCGGACGGGATATGAAGGCGCGGATCGAGACCGCGAAGACCATCCTCGCCCGATGGGGTGTCACGGGTGTCCTCCCGGAGGAGGTGATCGCTGCGGCAGACCGCTTCTGGAAGCATCTCGACGAGCGGTTCCCGACGGGCAAGGTGATGCGTGAGGTTCCCGTCCATGCCTACGACGGGCTTCAGGTGATCTCTGGCCGGATCGACCTCCTCGTCGAGGGTCCCGACGACGAGGATTGGTTCGTCGTCTTCGACCACAAGAGCTTTCCGGGAAGACCCGACAAGTGGGATGGCCACGCCCGGAAGCATGCGCCGCAGCTCGGGAAGTACGCCAAGGCCGTGGAGACCGCGATCGGTGGCAGGAAGCGCTGCATCGGATGCTTCGTCCACATGCCCGTCCGTGGTGTGGTTATCGGCGTTCAAGCGATGAATGCGGAGACCGGGGAGCAGGTGGCGACTATCGCGTGA
- a CDS encoding WYL domain-containing protein codes for MKRGGEAILRRLRWIEDTIHWTGQLRRRDLCAHFNISPQQASSDIGEYLNLVPGNIRLSSEDKVYRQDEGYRPIFEKDAARWVQESSTSLDPPTIPIERISTPWQRADDGIIAAIIQSYSQKTPLSVLYQSLTSRDARRRTICPHRLVEDGNRLHARTWDYERNAFIDLVLTRMSDPEPDQTLPWIDGAADRDWNERIDIDLEPNPSLSPGQADVVMREIGLPPKGGRISVRRAEALYLLEHLGIRSAVQDGAENPAARIVCTNQVEVRETLRSR; via the coding sequence GTGAAACGGGGCGGCGAGGCCATCCTGAGGCGCCTGCGCTGGATCGAGGACACGATCCACTGGACGGGGCAGTTGCGCCGCAGGGATCTTTGCGCCCATTTCAACATATCCCCGCAGCAGGCGTCGTCCGACATCGGGGAGTACCTGAACCTCGTTCCCGGCAACATACGGCTCAGTTCCGAGGACAAGGTCTACAGGCAGGACGAGGGATATCGGCCCATTTTCGAGAAGGATGCCGCCCGCTGGGTCCAGGAAAGCTCCACGTCACTGGATCCGCCCACGATCCCCATCGAACGGATTTCCACCCCTTGGCAACGTGCTGACGACGGCATCATCGCTGCGATCATCCAGTCCTACAGCCAGAAGACACCTCTCTCCGTACTGTACCAGTCTCTCACGAGCCGTGACGCACGGCGGCGGACGATATGCCCTCACCGCCTCGTCGAGGACGGCAACCGCCTCCACGCACGGACCTGGGACTACGAACGCAACGCCTTCATCGACCTCGTCCTGACACGCATGTCGGATCCAGAACCCGACCAGACACTCCCTTGGATAGACGGTGCCGCCGACCGGGACTGGAACGAGCGCATTGACATCGACCTTGAACCGAACCCCTCCCTGTCGCCCGGCCAGGCGGACGTGGTCATGAGGGAGATCGGGCTGCCTCCCAAGGGCGGTAGGATCTCTGTCCGTCGTGCCGAAGCCCTATACCTCCTTGAGCATCTCGGAATCCGGAGCGCCGTGCAGGACGGGGCCGAGAACCCCGCAGCACGCATTGTCTGCACGAACCAGGTCGAAGTCAGGGAAACCCTGCGTTCCCGGTAG
- a CDS encoding calcium-binding protein, which translates to MADTTAPILTSLTFQTTFDLRDGSKQITYTAYVTDDLSGVDQVTVWFDHAYTYDLGTFDLNILFDNPSPGVWTDTTTISQFNGPGVYNVTKVTVSDLTGNTRTYWAHELAALGAPTSLEFITGTYNPTEGGDHLVGSNKVDVLRGRGGNDHLEGLGGSDTLYGDDGNDVFYVDGDPAFGFEHDVVYGGTGYDTVIASGSFRLESNSSVEVLKVASGFLNVSLTGDSGNNWIEATAGNDTLTDGGGQDTLVGGAGNDTYNVSGPLTVIQDASGFDVVNTSVSFTLSDGIENLVASFHDSSNIVLKGNAANNSIKGNSGNNKLYGDLGADTLEGGFGKNIFVFDTKVAKTKNKNIDKIKDFSFQDDIWLENKIFTKLGSAGSEKKPLKLSKEKFWIGSKAQDANDRVIYNDKNGKLYYDADGTGKAQQIQIATLDKKPHLTNADIFVI; encoded by the coding sequence ATGGCCGACACTACAGCACCTATTCTGACAAGCCTGACCTTCCAGACCACGTTCGACCTGAGAGACGGCAGCAAGCAAATCACTTACACGGCTTATGTAACGGACGACCTTTCCGGGGTCGATCAGGTCACTGTTTGGTTTGACCACGCCTACACCTACGACCTCGGCACGTTCGATCTCAACATCCTGTTCGACAACCCTTCTCCGGGTGTCTGGACCGATACCACGACGATCTCGCAATTCAACGGACCGGGCGTGTACAACGTCACGAAGGTCACCGTTAGCGACCTTACCGGCAACACCCGCACTTACTGGGCCCATGAGTTGGCGGCCTTGGGAGCGCCGACTTCCCTCGAGTTCATTACTGGTACCTACAATCCTACGGAGGGAGGCGATCACCTCGTCGGCTCGAACAAGGTAGACGTCCTTCGCGGGCGGGGTGGGAATGACCATCTCGAAGGCTTGGGTGGCAGCGACACCCTGTACGGGGACGACGGGAATGACGTGTTCTACGTCGATGGAGACCCGGCGTTCGGCTTCGAGCACGACGTTGTTTACGGCGGCACCGGATACGACACGGTCATCGCATCAGGAAGCTTCAGGCTTGAGAGCAACTCCAGCGTCGAGGTGCTGAAGGTAGCATCGGGGTTTCTCAACGTTAGTCTGACGGGGGACTCCGGCAACAACTGGATCGAGGCGACGGCGGGAAATGATACGCTCACCGACGGGGGCGGTCAGGACACCCTAGTGGGCGGAGCAGGCAATGACACCTACAACGTAAGCGGCCCGCTCACCGTTATCCAGGACGCATCAGGCTTCGATGTCGTGAACACCAGCGTGAGCTTCACTCTCAGCGACGGTATCGAGAACCTCGTGGCATCCTTCCATGACAGCTCGAACATCGTCCTGAAGGGCAACGCCGCCAACAACTCCATCAAGGGCAACAGCGGCAACAACAAGCTCTATGGCGATTTGGGCGCCGACACGCTCGAAGGTGGCTTCGGCAAGAACATCTTTGTCTTTGACACCAAAGTGGCCAAGACAAAAAACAAGAACATCGACAAGATCAAGGACTTTAGCTTCCAAGACGACATCTGGCTCGAAAACAAGATATTTACGAAGCTCGGGAGTGCCGGCTCCGAGAAAAAACCCCTGAAGCTATCCAAGGAAAAGTTCTGGATCGGCTCGAAGGCCCAGGATGCCAATGACCGGGTCATCTACAACGACAAGAATGGCAAGCTCTACTACGATGCCGACGGCACAGGGAAGGCTCAGCAAATTCAGATCGCGACCTTGGATAAAAAGCCCCATCTGACAAACGCGGATATCTTCGTGATTTGA
- a CDS encoding HNH endonuclease signature motif containing protein: MWYWLKLSCAYCGTKWQSDFGLESDHIVPRARGGANGPWNRAPICTPCNRSKGAQLGCVTLDGRTGYYWDGTPGHNSTDPRPRPSGARDIKPNEKFLPRKKLKGKATSKGPFAGILMRREEQPNLEFHIE, encoded by the coding sequence ATGTGGTATTGGTTAAAACTTAGCTGCGCTTATTGCGGTACTAAATGGCAGTCGGATTTCGGGCTTGAATCGGATCACATCGTCCCAAGAGCGAGAGGTGGTGCTAACGGACCTTGGAACCGAGCGCCTATCTGCACCCCATGTAACCGATCGAAAGGAGCTCAGCTTGGATGTGTGACCCTTGATGGACGGACAGGCTACTATTGGGATGGCACGCCGGGGCACAACAGCACAGACCCTCGCCCACGGCCAAGCGGCGCCCGAGACATCAAACCCAATGAGAAATTTCTGCCGCGGAAGAAGCTCAAAGGGAAAGCCACGAGCAAGGGTCCATTCGCTGGAATCCTCATGCGCCGGGAAGAGCAGCCAAATCTCGAGTTTCACATCGAATAG
- a CDS encoding alpha-amylase family glycosyl hydrolase, producing the protein MPTSVYSPDVEAVLAGARAPQERTVDVDGAQVSITVPFPSPADWRDRWIYFALVDQFNNPNGGPATAWNDPFDRFQGGTLEGLRLQLGYLQRLGVGVIWITPVLQNCQGQEGTYHGYGIQHFLKVDPRFMSDHSDPDAELRRLVDEAHARGMYVILDVILNHAGDVFAYDDGSAGGASSMPWSDTVYPIRWRAADNAAVQGWDKAPGENDAQLTEAAAVWPKELRYNEAFRRQGKGGELGGDFESLKEFDTSRGDIRSALIRSYQHAVAKWDVDGFRIDTLKYVEPGFALVFGNAMREFALEIGKRNFFTFGEVYDSEEQIARFIGRPTSLGGDMMGVDAALDFPLFYKLPWVVKGFSPPTEIMEVFERRKRVQRDIISSHGEASRFFVSFLDNHDMTSRILAEDPSQPGRYQGQVIAALGCMFGLQGIPCVYYGTEQGLSGSGSDKAVREAMWGRPGGFDEPSAMYVALQGLATVRGQTPALRYGRQYFRPVSGDRKTFGFSTLSPGVLAWSRILNETEVVCVLNTDIDQQVDLSVLVDSVLHDANATFGVAFSSTGQALTHPVERFDAIVEGSPFPPGAVNSIRAALDPGEFRILRQA; encoded by the coding sequence ATGCCGACGTCCGTCTACTCCCCCGACGTCGAGGCTGTGCTGGCGGGTGCCCGTGCCCCGCAGGAGCGGACCGTGGACGTCGATGGGGCGCAGGTCTCCATCACGGTTCCATTCCCGTCTCCCGCCGATTGGCGGGATCGATGGATCTACTTTGCCCTGGTCGATCAGTTCAACAATCCGAATGGCGGCCCGGCCACGGCGTGGAATGATCCGTTTGATCGGTTTCAGGGCGGTACGCTTGAAGGCCTAAGGCTCCAGCTCGGCTATTTGCAACGTCTCGGTGTCGGCGTGATCTGGATCACCCCGGTGCTACAGAACTGCCAGGGACAGGAAGGGACCTATCATGGGTACGGGATCCAGCATTTCCTGAAGGTAGACCCGCGCTTTATGTCCGATCATTCCGACCCCGACGCGGAACTGCGCCGCCTGGTCGACGAGGCGCATGCGCGGGGCATGTACGTGATCCTGGACGTCATCCTGAACCATGCCGGGGACGTGTTCGCCTACGACGATGGGTCAGCCGGCGGGGCCTCTTCGATGCCTTGGAGCGACACGGTCTACCCGATCCGATGGCGCGCCGCCGACAACGCGGCGGTCCAGGGATGGGACAAGGCCCCGGGCGAAAACGATGCCCAACTCACTGAAGCCGCCGCGGTCTGGCCCAAGGAATTGAGGTACAACGAGGCCTTCCGCCGTCAAGGCAAGGGCGGAGAGCTCGGCGGCGACTTCGAGTCGTTGAAGGAATTCGACACCAGCAGAGGCGACATCCGGTCAGCCCTCATCCGGTCCTATCAGCATGCCGTCGCCAAATGGGATGTCGATGGCTTTCGCATCGACACGCTAAAGTACGTCGAGCCGGGCTTCGCACTGGTGTTCGGCAACGCCATGCGCGAATTCGCCTTGGAGATCGGCAAGCGCAACTTCTTCACCTTCGGGGAGGTCTACGACAGCGAGGAACAGATCGCGCGTTTCATCGGTCGCCCCACGAGCCTGGGCGGCGACATGATGGGGGTCGATGCCGCCCTCGACTTCCCGCTCTTCTACAAGCTGCCCTGGGTCGTGAAGGGGTTCTCGCCGCCGACCGAGATCATGGAGGTTTTCGAAAGGCGGAAACGCGTCCAGCGGGACATCATCAGTTCCCATGGCGAGGCCAGCCGCTTCTTCGTGTCGTTCCTCGACAACCACGACATGACGTCCCGTATCCTTGCGGAAGACCCAAGCCAGCCGGGTCGGTATCAAGGGCAGGTCATCGCGGCCCTCGGCTGCATGTTCGGGCTACAAGGCATCCCCTGTGTCTACTACGGGACGGAGCAGGGGCTTTCCGGCTCCGGATCGGACAAGGCCGTGCGCGAAGCCATGTGGGGGCGGCCGGGTGGCTTCGACGAGCCCTCCGCGATGTACGTCGCCCTGCAAGGCCTTGCCACCGTGCGAGGGCAAACGCCGGCACTCCGCTACGGCCGCCAGTATTTCCGTCCGGTTTCCGGCGACCGCAAGACGTTCGGGTTCTCGACACTCAGCCCAGGTGTCCTGGCCTGGTCCCGTATCCTGAACGAAACCGAGGTGGTATGCGTGCTCAACACCGACATCGATCAGCAGGTCGACTTGTCGGTTCTCGTCGATTCTGTCCTGCATGATGCCAATGCCACATTCGGTGTCGCCTTCTCCAGCACGGGTCAGGCATTGACGCATCCCGTCGAACGGTTTGACGCCATCGTCGAGGGAAGTCCCTTCCCGCCGGGTGCGGTGAATTCCATCCGAGCCGCCTTGGATCCAGGCGAGTTCCGCATCCTGAGGCAGGCGTAG